The proteins below come from a single Macrobrachium rosenbergii isolate ZJJX-2024 chromosome 50, ASM4041242v1, whole genome shotgun sequence genomic window:
- the LOC136832621 gene encoding uncharacterized protein isoform X1 — translation MQSVIQSYLLWQNVQILFVAQEEGSVLFVGKASLRFKYMDERAVAVVGASEMEMGAFLRVSCGTLKQIEIEGKYCFDYNSPCYIKKSGTGNNTKWCTQIENEGGNDNETVAQCTFGVAPFKEIPSEFDAAFVLIDSSTLYLTYKLDEPLIEVLAVDPNDGGLLSNSTDHRCKRLNSNFYNCTVNVDIPDHKNSVNFIVVVLTIEGYTESSSTYSYESFQLQVEYLMDGAVYLSWTVEQPGEYDVFVTKGYNFHDVKFHQLVMCENGRTGSGMISCHAYFIHLENGDVVAVQRRGSPDVMAVYIAFPDNIRLPKSTDIIEDYEKQKISICQDIGI, via the exons ATGCAGTCTGTCATTCAGTCTTATTTGCTGTGGCAAAATGTCCAAATCCTCTTTGTAGCACAAGAAGAAGGCTCTGTTTTGTTTGTGGGAAAAGCTTCGCTGCGATTTAAGT ATATGGATGAAAGAGCAGTTGCTGTTGTTGGTGCCAGTGAAATGGAGATGGGGGCTTTTCTTCGGGTTAGCTGTGGCACGCTAAAACAGATTGAAATTGAAGGGAAATACTGCTTTGATTATAACAGTCCTTGTTATATTAAGAAAAGTGGAACTGGAAATAATACCAAGTGGTGTACTCAAATAGAGAATGAAGGCggaaatgataatgaaacagTAGCCCAGTGTACTTTTGGAGTTGCGCCCTTCAAAG AGATTCCTTCGGAGTTTGATGCAGCTTTTGTCCTCATAGATAGTTCAACTTTGTATTTAACATACAAACTGGATGAACCCTTGATTGAGGTCCTGGCTGTGGATCCCAACGATGGTGGCTTGTTGTCCAATAGTACTGATCACCGGTGTAAAAGGTTGAACAGTAATTTTTATAACTGCACTGTGAATGTTGATATTCCAGACCATAAGAACTCTGTAAACttcattgttgttgttcttaCTATTGAAGGCTATACAGAGTCCTCTAGCACATATTCATATGAAA gtttccaACTTCAGGTAGAATATTTGATGGATGGAGCTGTATATCTTAGCTGGACAGTAGAACAACCAGGGGAATATGATGTTTTTGTTACTAAGGGATACAACTTTCATGATGTAAAGTTCCACCAGTTAGTCATGTGTGAAAATGGGAGAACAGGCAGTGGGATGATTTCCTGCCATGCTTACTTTATCCATTTAGAAAATGGCGATGTGGTTGCTGTTCAGCGGAGGGGGAGTCCTGATGTTATGGCTGTTTACATAGCCTTTCCAGATAACAT AAGATTGCCCAAAAGTACTGATATCATTGAAGACTATGAGAAGCAGAAAAtatcaatatgtcaagatatagGTATATAG
- the LOC136832621 gene encoding uncharacterized protein isoform X2, which yields MQSVIQSYLLWQNVQILFVAQEEGSVLFVGKASLRFKYMDERAVAVVGASEMEMGAFLRVSCGTLKQIEIEGKYCFDYNSPCYIKKSGTGNNTKWCTQIENEGGNDNETVAQCTFGVAPFKEIPSEFDAAFVLIDSSTLYLTYKLDEPLIEVLAVDPNDGGLLSNSTDHRCKRLNSNFYNCTVNVDIPDHKNSVNFIVVVLTIEGYTESSSTYSYESFQLQVEYLMDGAVYLSWTVEQPGEYDVFVTKGYNFHDVKFHQLVMCENGRTGSGMISCHAYFIHLENGDVVAVQRRGSPDVMAVYIAFPDNM from the exons ATGCAGTCTGTCATTCAGTCTTATTTGCTGTGGCAAAATGTCCAAATCCTCTTTGTAGCACAAGAAGAAGGCTCTGTTTTGTTTGTGGGAAAAGCTTCGCTGCGATTTAAGT ATATGGATGAAAGAGCAGTTGCTGTTGTTGGTGCCAGTGAAATGGAGATGGGGGCTTTTCTTCGGGTTAGCTGTGGCACGCTAAAACAGATTGAAATTGAAGGGAAATACTGCTTTGATTATAACAGTCCTTGTTATATTAAGAAAAGTGGAACTGGAAATAATACCAAGTGGTGTACTCAAATAGAGAATGAAGGCggaaatgataatgaaacagTAGCCCAGTGTACTTTTGGAGTTGCGCCCTTCAAAG AGATTCCTTCGGAGTTTGATGCAGCTTTTGTCCTCATAGATAGTTCAACTTTGTATTTAACATACAAACTGGATGAACCCTTGATTGAGGTCCTGGCTGTGGATCCCAACGATGGTGGCTTGTTGTCCAATAGTACTGATCACCGGTGTAAAAGGTTGAACAGTAATTTTTATAACTGCACTGTGAATGTTGATATTCCAGACCATAAGAACTCTGTAAACttcattgttgttgttcttaCTATTGAAGGCTATACAGAGTCCTCTAGCACATATTCATATGAAA gtttccaACTTCAGGTAGAATATTTGATGGATGGAGCTGTATATCTTAGCTGGACAGTAGAACAACCAGGGGAATATGATGTTTTTGTTACTAAGGGATACAACTTTCATGATGTAAAGTTCCACCAGTTAGTCATGTGTGAAAATGGGAGAACAGGCAGTGGGATGATTTCCTGCCATGCTTACTTTATCCATTTAGAAAATGGCGATGTGGTTGCTGTTCAGCGGAGGGGGAGTCCTGATGTTATGGCTGTTTACATAGCCTTTCCAGATAACATGTGA